DNA sequence from the Phycisphaerae bacterium genome:
CGAGCGGACAATGGGCATGGGGCCAGCCCACAGGCGGTGGAAGCCACAATTTTGATCCTCCGTCCGGCTTTACCGGCTCCAACGTCTACGGCTACAACCTCACCGGAGATTACCCGAATAGCTTGTCGCCGGTGCAGTACCTCACAACTCTAGCTATTGACTGTTCAGGAGTGACGCAGACCGAACTTCGGTTCCGGCGCTGGTTGGGCATCGAATCTGCGACCTATGACCACGCCAATATCGAGGTTTCCAACAATGGGTCTACGTGGACCACTGTTTGGAATCACACTGGTGGAGCGTTGAGCGAGTCCTCATGGTCGCTCCAGACTTACAACATCGCGGCCGTCGCCGATGGCCAACCCACGGTCTATATTCGCTGGGGCATGGGCACGACGGATACGTCCATCACCTATCCCGGTTGGAACATCGACGACGTCGAGATCTGGGCCCTCGCGCCATCGTGCCCGGCGATCTCGGTTGATCCGGCCTCCTTGCCCAACGCGACAGCCGGCGGGGCGTACAACGAGGTGGTGACGGCCTCGGGCGGGACTGGGCCGTACAGCTTCGCCGTGACGACCGGCAGTCTGCCCGCCGGTCTGACGCTCTCGGCCGGTGGCGTCCTTTCCGGCACGCCCTCGGGTCCCGGCGGGATCGCCAACTTCACGATCACGGCAACCGATGCCAACAGTTGTACGGGCGAGCGGGCCTACGCCCTGGCCGTTAACTGTGCGACGATCACGCTCTCGCCGACGTCGCTGCCAGCGACGTTTGTAGATCGCACCTATGAGAAGACGCTCACCGCCGGCGGCGGGAGCGGTCCCTACAGTTACGCGGTGACGGCTGGCGCGCTGCCCCCGGGCATGACACTCTCGCCAAGCGGCGTGATCTCGGGAACGAGCGCGGTCGGCGGGACCTACAACTTCACAGTGACGGCCACGGATTCGGCCGGCTGCCCCGGTAGCCGGGCCTACTCGATCGCCGTTCGCGTGCGGGTTGTGGATCCGATCTGATTCGCACGATGTGAGTCGGATGGCGAACGCTCTTGGATGCCCCGGTCGCGCGACACGCGCGGCCGGGGCTTATTTTTTCGGAATTATCCCCTTCACTCAGGTAAATCGCCATAAGAAACCGGGGCCGAAGCCCCGGTAGTTCTTACGCCACTTCCCTGTCCGTTACCAATACGTTTCTCAAGACGCCCAGAAATAGGTTGTGGTCTTTGCGATGGTTGAATCGATAGCTGATTTCGCTGAGGTACAGCGGCAGGTATTGGCGGGATAGCTTGTGGTGCGTCCCGTGGACCTGCCGCTGTAGGATAGCCCAAATCGATTCGATGCTGTTTGTGTGGATTTCGCCACGGACGTATTGGCGAGCGTGGTTGATGCGCTTCAGTGTGAACTCCGCGCCGAGTTGGTTGTAACTAGGAAACTGGTCAGCCACTACCATCTCGGCGTTGGTATCCACGTATTGCCGCACCACTTCGGCGATAGTCTTGTAGGTTACGTTTGGAATCGCCTGGATACGTACCTCGCCGGATCGCTCCCTAACTCCAAACACGGCCGTTTTGTTTTTCGCACCGCGTGCACGTGTTTTGCGAGCTTTTCCGCCGATG
Encoded proteins:
- a CDS encoding IS1595 family transposase, encoding MSRPKPPSLIELAEKYDTREKCLTLLESLRWPNGPSCVRCGSKSAYRIEARHLYECGDCSHQYSATSGTIMHRSHLPLSKWILGAALLSNARKGVSACQLSRDLHITYKSAWYLGMRLRRAMREYDWLTRFTGICELDECYIGGKARKTRARGAKNKTAVFGVRERSGEVRIQAIPNVTYKTIAEVVRQYVDTNAEMVVADQFPSYNQLGAEFTLKRINHARQYVRGEIHTNSIESIWAILQRQVHGTHHKLSRQYLPLYLSEISYRFNHRKDHNLFLGVLRNVLVTDREVA